Genomic segment of Panicum virgatum strain AP13 chromosome 9N, P.virgatum_v5, whole genome shotgun sequence:
TTGCTTTTCTTGTTCTTTTACTTTAGAGAAAAATTTCTCGACTTGCCAGCATAGTGGAGGGAGAGACAAATCTCTGTGATGATGGTATAGACCAGCAGTCCACCCCCTGTGATAGTGACAGTTCTAAGAAGGATGAGACTGCAGCTACTGATCATGATGTAAGAATTGCTTCATTGATAAACACCGCTGAATTGCTGAAGAAACAAAAATCAAGTAATTGGCTCCGTGAATTTAAGGAGTGGATGGATGACAATGCAGAGAAAACTGAAGGTGAAAACCTACCTGCTGACTTCGCCAATGGCAATGGAAGGTATATTAGACAAAAGAAAAGGCAGAGAGCACCGAAGGAGACTTCAAGTAACATGTCGGATTTGGTACATGTATCAGAAGGTGGGAGCAGCTCAAACCTTTTGGAATCTTATTCATCTTTCACAGATGCATGGTCTGGTTCTAATGGAATCATCAAAGATTCCACAAATGAAGTGAATGGAGACCAAGCTCATGTAATGATGCACTTGAATTCTTTTCAACGACCTACTCCCCTTGAGTTAGTAGGCACTTCACATAGTGACCCCTTCTCTGAATTGGAAGATGGTTCTAAAAATATGCTGGCAAATGGAACACCATCCAATACAATGAGCAAGTTAATAGAATCGAGTCCATACAGTGCATATCCTAGTCCACAGTCACCTCCACAATACAAGGAAGACATTCTACATCGCAGACTTTTCCTGGAGGAAGAATTTTTGCAGATTTCAGGGCATCTTCATTCTGTCGGTTCACTCGGTAGTGGTAGCAGCTGCAGCGATGATTCTTCAGATGATTTTTGTTCATGCAATTCGGAAGGTGATTGCGCAGAAATTCAGACAAAGATGGAGTTGGCTCTTAATGGACAGGTAGCTTCATTTCATTTTGTAGATGGTCATCATGAGGGAAAGTACTTCTTAGGGGAAAAAAGTTTGTCTGACCATTCAGCAGAAGATGAACCAAGTCTTACAGGTCACAGAGAGTTTGATATTGAGGAGTTTCATGGCAGTAACCAAAGGAATGGTCATCTCGGTCACAATTCAGGCCATTTATTTGGACAAAAAGGCAAGCAGAAGTTTGAGAGGAGTGTATTTCCTTTCAAGAATCATAGAGGTACGGAACTACAAAATATTAAAATGGATGGCGATAAGGTGGATGAGCATGTTTTAGTTGAAGGAAATGGCCATTTGACATGCAACCGGCAGAAGTTTGAGAGGAGTGTATTTCCTTTCAAGAATCATAAAGGTACGGAACTACAAAATATTAAAATGGATGGCGATAAGGTGGGTGAGCATGTTTTAGTTGAAGGAAATGGCCATTTGACATGCAACCAGATGAGAAGTACTCACAAGGAAGGAGGCTCTGAAAACCGTTATTCAAGAATCCTGCCTAAGAATATCAGCACAAATATGATTTGTTGTAACACAGACAAACACAAGATTGTTGAGGATATCTTCAACTTGGAAGTAGCAAACAAGGACAAGTCTGAAACATGTGAACAAGTAGCCTGTTGTGCGTACCTGTTTCAGGATGCAAGTGCTTTAGCTCAAAGGTGAGAGCTATTTTCTCCGCGTTCACTAACTCTAAAAACGTTGCAAGAGCTAACTTTGATGAACAGATTTTGATTGGTTAATAAACTAGAATACACCAGATTAATGTAATAATGGCTTGATGTCAAATTGTATTCGTCCACAATGATTATCATTAAAAAATTTATGACTTTTTGTACAACTCTTGTGGATACTATGTATTACTCCTCTGTCAATGTAAGACATATTTTGAAATGGATATATTCAAAAGTAGATAATGACCATCAGTTCCTCTTCCAGTTTACTAGAAAGTACCTTGAATAGAAATTTATTGATGTAACTTTAGTGCACTAAATATGCTTACAATTCGACTTTTTAAATCAAAATGCATTGTACATtgttggatggagggagtatgtttcTGTAAGCTTACAGGTTAAGGATTGATTACAATATCAGTAATTACCCCTTTTTGTTTCAGAgctattttttatttgataagACATCTGTGTGGCACTTTGAAAATTGCAGTTCTTTGAGAGAGAACTTGTCATAGGAATGTGCTTGCGAGATAATTAAAtttcaaattaattttgtaaattAGTGAAACAAAACATCACAGTAGTTGATGGTGCAACCCCTTGGCATGTGCGTAGCTGTGTCCTAGACAAAGAAAGATATCTGTAGTTGTTAACTTATATATTCACCATTTAATTGATATCTGTAGTTGTTAACTTATATATTCACCATTTAATAGGTGCTTAGCCCATTGTCTTGCATAATGCATATTATCGGGTAACTGGCATGCGGCTGTTTTCATTCTTCAATGCATTAAACAGTTACCAATGCATGGTGGAAGCAAAAATGTCTAGCTTTATTTAGTTATAATCACATGCATTTTCTTTTTAATTCTAAACAACATTGACCTCTGACTTGTTCTCTTGCTTTCTGTAGAGAGGTAGCATTGGTGCGAAGTTCTCAAAACAAATTGTATGTACTGCTACTTGATATGGTTTGTGATGGAAAAGGTTAATCACTTGTTTTCCTACgcattgtttatttttttttccatcTGAATCTAGTTTCTAGTTTCCTTCTTTTTGTTTGACTATTGTGACTGATCATTGGTCATTTACATAGTCGTTTGTTTGGTAGAAATTTTTATTCCCAATATGAGACCTTTTTTGTCACTATAATTTCTAACATACCGATTAATTTGCAGAAACCATCCCAAGAGTTTTGGGCTGCTATACTCTGGAAAGTCTGGAAAAAGTTACAATTGGGCTGGGACTAAGGGCACTGAGGTCTGTTAGCGTATCAATTGATAGCAATGGTGGCTTAGCTTACCTGAGGCTTACTTTTATTTTCCAATGTCACAGGGTACACATGGTAGACGATACAGCCCATCTATTATTCACACGGACTTCCAAGGAAGCACAAGATGTGCTTTGGCTCTTGAGTGTAACTAACTTCCCCAAACTAGACCGTGAGATACATTTGCAAAGGTATGGTTTCTACAATCACCACagacaatcttttttttttgagccaaAGAACGAATATATtattgttggtgtatatgtgagcccatgtatagaggcccatgtataggatctatatatcccacccttctagggtttggaggaatacaagccattattctctccatcaattaTTTTGTTCATTGCAGCATCTTTTCCATTTTGCTTATTAAGCTTATTTGTGCAATTTATATGGCAGTTGGGAGAACATCCAAGTTAAATTATTTGAGAAATGTATATGTGGATCTGCAAAGATGGGAATTTTCCTCTACTCTATGTTGATGTTCTGGAGGAATGATGCTGAAGGTACCATGATCTGGCGATCTGGGTGATAAACATCActatattattattttgttgatgGAAGGCATTCGGGATAttaggagggatagagtccggaacgaagttattcgggatagggtcggggtggcaccaattgaggagaaacttatccagcatcggctgagatggtttggacatgtccaacgaaggcctcctgaggcgccggtgcgtaatgaggttcttgagcgggtcgataatgtaaagaggggtagaggtagacctaaactgtcgtgggatgagtcggttaagagagaccttaaggattggaatatctctaaagagatagctttggataagagcgcttggagactagctatcaatgtgcctgaactttgaacttatttctttcgggtttcatctctagcctaccccaacttgcttgggaaaaaaggctatgttgttgttgttgttgttgatggaaGACATCAGAACTTTCGAAATAGGATTTACTGCAAACATCATGCGGGATCATCTTCAGTTCTTCATTAGCCTTAATTAACTTCGGATTCAACATTAAGTCATCTAAAACAAGCCACCATATGCTAAATCTTGGTAAACTTAATCAATTAAGTAGATATATCTATCGTAAACTTATATACAAGTGCAATCATGTGAACTTTCCGCATGAACTCTTGGCTATTGCATGTCCATAATTTCACTCTTAACTTCAACTGATCATTTCCTATTGTTCTTTTGTCTTCTTGATTACTCTTGCAAGTTGCTGAAATattattggtcatttttctTCTGCAGAAGACTCCCTTTTTATCAGATCCATCTTTGTCACTGAAAGATCAATATTGGTGTGTATTGAGGACCTAGATCTGTTTGGTGGTGTGCCTAATGATTCAGATCCTCCATACTTTTCTCTTGATGCATCATGTTCTATTCACAATATTCAAGAAGTGGTAAGTTGTGCTTGTCCTTCAGTGATTCCAATTTCTCCAGTTTACTACATGATAATTTGCAACATTATATATTTATAAACCCTTCTGTCAAATAAAATCATTGCGATGATTTATGATTTTTAATATCTATATTAACCGGAAGCTCTCTTATGCATGCATGCTCTTATGGTTCCAATTATGTCTTGATTATTTTTGTACTTAGGAATCTTGATAGCTTTCTCGTCTGGCAAGAATAAACTTCTCACTCAAATTTTCAACTGTGGCAGTGGCTCTTGTATTGCTGCTATTACTTGCCGA
This window contains:
- the LOC120692054 gene encoding uncharacterized protein LOC120692054 isoform X3 — protein: MATPRWGPPASPVTGDRYLDLLVRFVERNAGALLDGTVTLRLHPVGLHYVASRLEALRELEAVGAGAPVDYLRAYVADLGDHRALEQLRRILRLLTSLKVVAAGPGRDPAPLSLLPFARLRVLELRGCDLSTSAARGLLDLRHTLEKLVCYDSTDALRHVFASRITDIKDSPVWSKLSYVSCTSNGIVLMDESLRLLPAIETLDLSRNKFAKVDNLRKCTKLQNLDLGFNHLRSISSLSEVSSRIVKLVVRNNALTTIHGIENLKSLMGLDLSYNIISNFSELEILGTLSLLQNLWLEGNPICCARWYRAHVFSFFRNPENLKLDDKGMNTQEYWEKQVLFACRQNHPAGYGFYFPAVDDHEDEETLTSKMRKISRLASIVEGETNLCDDGIDQQSTPCDSDSSKKDETAATDHDVRIASLINTAELLKKQKSSNWLREFKEWMDDNAEKTEGENLPADFANGNGRYIRQKKRQRAPKETSSNMSDLVHVSEGGSSSNLLESYSSFTDAWSGSNGIIKDSTNEVNGDQAHVMMHLNSFQRPTPLELVGTSHSDPFSELEDGSKNMLANGTPSNTMSKLIESSPYSAYPSPQSPPQYKEDILHRRLFLEEEFLQISGHLHSVGSLGSGSSCSDDSSDDFCSCNSEGDCAEIQTKMELALNGQVASFHFVDGHHEGKYFLGEKSLSDHSAEDEPSLTGHREFDIEEFHGSNQRNGHLGHNSGHLFGQKGKQKFERSVFPFKNHKGTELQNIKMDGDKVGEHVLVEGNGHLTCNQMRSTHKEGGSENRYSRILPKNISTNMICCNTDKHKIVEDIFNLEVANKDKSETCEQVACCAYLFQDASALAQREVALVRSSQNKLYVLLLDMVCDGKETIPRVLGCYTLESLEKVTIGLGLRALRVHMVDDTAHLLFTRTSKEAQDVLWLLSVTNFPKLDREIHLQSWENIQVKLFEKCICGSAKMGIFLYSMLMFWRNDAEEDSLFIRSIFVTERSILVCIEDLDLFGGVPNDSDPPYFSLDASCSIHNIQEVVMDQHNDKCLTLILDNHRQGEFHNSIQNQSNKQSDEIDSVHTWKLEWFSQEALLKFISVIKALYSTAAASSLPVKCIS
- the LOC120692054 gene encoding uncharacterized protein LOC120692054 isoform X2; amino-acid sequence: MATPRWGPPASPVTGDRYLDLLVRFVERNAGALLDGTVTLRLHPVGLHYVASRLEALRELEAVGAGAPVDYLRAYVADLGDHRALEQLRRILRLLTSLKVVAAGPGRDPAPLSLLPFARLRVLELRGCDLSTSAARGLLDLRHTLEKLVCYDSTDALRHVFASRITDIKDSPVWSKLSYVSCTSNGIVLMDESLRLLPAIETLDLSRNKFAKVDNLRKCTKLQNLDLGFNHLRSISSLSEVSSRIVKLVVRNNALTTIHGIENLKSLMGLDLSYNIISNFSELEILGTLSLLQNLWLEGNPICCARWYRAHVFSFFRNPENLKLDDKGMNTQEYWEKQVLFACRQNHPAGYGFYFPAVDDHEDEETLTSKMRKISRLASIVEGETNLCDDGIDQQSTPCDSDSSKKDETAATDHDVRIASLINTAELLKKQKSSNWLREFKEWMDDNAEKTEGENLPADFANGNGRYIRQKKRQRAPKETSSNMSDLVHVSEGGSSSNLLESYSSFTDAWSGSNGIIKDSTNEVNGDQAHVMMHLNSFQRPTPLELVGTSHSDPFSELEDGSKNMLANGTPSNTMSKLIESSPYSAYPSPQSPPQYKEDILHRRLFLEEEFLQISGHLHSVGSLGSGSSCSDDSSDDFCSCNSEGDCAEIQTKMELALNGQVASFHFVDGHHEGKYFLGEKSLSDHSAEDEPSLTGHREFDIEEFHGSNQRNGHLGHNSGHLFGQKGKQKFERSVFPFKNHRGTELQNIKMDGDKVDEHVLVEGNGHLTCNQMRSTHKEGGSENRYSRILPKNISTNMICCNTDKHKIVEDIFNLEVANKDKSETCEQVACCAYLFQDASALAQREVALVRSSQNKLYVLLLDMVCDGKETIPRVLGCYTLESLEKVTIGLGLRALRVHMVDDTAHLLFTRTSKEAQDVLWLLSVTNFPKLDREIHLQSWENIQVKLFEKCICGSAKMGIFLYSMLMFWRNDAEEDSLFIRSIFVTERSILVCIEDLDLFGGVPNDSDPPYFSLDASCSIHNIQEVVMDQHNDKCLTLILDNHRQGEFHNSIQNQSNKQSDEIDSVHTWKLEWFSQEALLKFISVIKALYSTAAASSLPVKCIS
- the LOC120692054 gene encoding uncharacterized protein LOC120692054 isoform X1, with amino-acid sequence MATPRWGPPASPVTGDRYLDLLVRFVERNAGALLDGTVTLRLHPVGLHYVASRLEALRELEAVGAGAPVDYLRAYVADLGDHRALEQLRRILRLLTSLKVVAAGPGRDPAPLSLLPFARLRVLELRGCDLSTSAARGLLDLRHTLEKLVCYDSTDALRHVFASRITDIKDSPVWSKLSYVSCTSNGIVLMDESLRLLPAIETLDLSRNKFAKVDNLRKCTKLQNLDLGFNHLRSISSLSEVSSRIVKLVVRNNALTTIHGIENLKSLMGLDLSYNIISNFSELEILGTLSLLQNLWLEGNPICCARWYRAHVFSFFRNPENLKLDDKGMNTQEYWEKQVLFACRQNHPAGYGFYFPAVDDHEDEETLTSKMRKISRLASIVEGETNLCDDGIDQQSTPCDSDSSKKDETAATDHDVRIASLINTAELLKKQKSSNWLREFKEWMDDNAEKTEGENLPADFANGNGRYIRQKKRQRAPKETSSNMSDLVHVSEGGSSSNLLESYSSFTDAWSGSNGIIKDSTNEVNGDQAHVMMHLNSFQRPTPLELVGTSHSDPFSELEDGSKNMLANGTPSNTMSKLIESSPYSAYPSPQSPPQYKEDILHRRLFLEEEFLQISGHLHSVGSLGSGSSCSDDSSDDFCSCNSEGDCAEIQTKMELALNGQVASFHFVDGHHEGKYFLGEKSLSDHSAEDEPSLTGHREFDIEEFHGSNQRNGHLGHNSGHLFGQKGKQKFERSVFPFKNHRGTELQNIKMDGDKVDEHVLVEGNGHLTCNRQKFERSVFPFKNHKGTELQNIKMDGDKVGEHVLVEGNGHLTCNQMRSTHKEGGSENRYSRILPKNISTNMICCNTDKHKIVEDIFNLEVANKDKSETCEQVACCAYLFQDASALAQREVALVRSSQNKLYVLLLDMVCDGKETIPRVLGCYTLESLEKVTIGLGLRALRVHMVDDTAHLLFTRTSKEAQDVLWLLSVTNFPKLDREIHLQSWENIQVKLFEKCICGSAKMGIFLYSMLMFWRNDAEEDSLFIRSIFVTERSILVCIEDLDLFGGVPNDSDPPYFSLDASCSIHNIQEVVMDQHNDKCLTLILDNHRQGEFHNSIQNQSNKQSDEIDSVHTWKLEWFSQEALLKFISVIKALYSTAAASSLPVKCIS